Genomic DNA from Desulfonema ishimotonii:
TAAGGAAACGGCATTGAGTCCCGGATAGCAAAACAACGGCGACTCTTATTGAGAGGGGAGTCGGCGGCAGTTGTGCACTCTGTACAGGTTCTTTGTCGGGGCCGGAATAGTAAGGCCATTAAGACGGAACGGGATTACTTTGTTCGCAATGAGCAACGACCTGGCTTCTCAGCAGTAAAGGCGTTAAACTTACCTATTGGCAGTGGTGCTATTGAGAGTTCGATTCGCAGGGTTGTTAATATGCGGCTCAAAGGAGCCTGTATCTTCTGGTATAAAGAAAATGCGGAAAAGATGCTCATGCTGCGGTCATATTATAAAGCAGGGCGCTGGAACTGTTTGAAACGAATGGTAAATTCATATTTCTCATTATTAGCAGCATAACCGGGAAAATGGGAATGCGCCCGCTGCCGCAATCGGGGTTATTTTTATGCTCATCGCATGGAAATTACCTGATAAAGTCTGATTTCAATTGATTGCTAAAAAGGTAAAGGGGCATATGCGGCAGCTTCCAAATTGTCAAAATCTGGTAATTTAATCACAACATTCATCATGTTTTGAACTGTTGACCTGCCCACGGAAAATTAGCCTCTGCCCACTCCATAAACTGCCCATGTTCCGACCTCCCCCTGACCGCCATCAGATCGCGCTCGTTGTCGATAAGCGTTTGTGCGGTCCGGCGGAAATCGGGGCGACGTAGAAATTGCATCTTTAATACAGTTACCGGTTGACAAAAAAATGTAATGGAAATAATCATGCACAAACGCGTCACACGAAGTGATGCATTCCAATAAATCGTTGATTTAGTTTTATACTGATCCAATTTTGGTTTTTCCGGGTATACTTTTTGATTTTCGGACTGGATTGCGGAAAAACAACCGTTTCAAGTCCGAAAAACTGTGAAGACGGTTCAAAAAGGTATGTTTTGGGGTTACAGCAATTTTTGTGCCTGGAAAAACCAAAGTTGGAGTACTATATTAATAAACTTGACACAAGGAGTGTCAGACTAGACAGTAGTCTGGTTTGGCACTCCTGTTTTTTTTATTGGTGTGCCGAAAGAAAATGGGATGTTTATTTATCGGAATCACAGGGAGGGAAGAGGTTGAGATGAAAGGGTTAAAGTCGATTGTGATTTTAGTGGGGATTGTGATTTTTTGCTTGCCCCCGATAGTTGGCGCGTATGATACGACACAGGAAACCGTTAAGCTCCGGGAGATTGTGGTCAGTACTCCCGGAACGGACCGGAAGCTGGTGGATACGCCGGCCAGCATCACCGTCATTACCGGTGAAGAGATAGAGGAAATGGGCGCAAGGAACATCGTGGATGTCGTGGAGAGTATTCCCGGAATTGTTAAAGACAGCGACAGCCGCAACCGGCTAACATTCAGAGGGAATCGAAGTTCCCAGTCGGCGGGCGTTCTGGTATTGATTGACGGGGTACCGACCAACACCGGCATTTCGGGGTATTCGGAATACGATGCCATACCCATCGCCAATATCGAAAAGATCGAAGTGATCCGCTCATCGGGCAGCATTGCTTTCGGTCCCGATGCAGCCAGGGGTGCAATCAACATCATTACCAAAAAAGGGGAGACGGGCGCCCCGAAGGTAAAAGCAAGCGCTTCCTACGGCTCCTGGGAGACCTGGAAGGCCTCGGCCAGCGTAGGCGGAAGCGTCGCGAAAACGGACTATGCGTTCAGCGCCTCCGGTATGGATACGGAGGGTTATGAGGATGACCAGAGACAGATGGGCGCCGCCCGTTTGGCTTCCGGCTACAACTTCTCGGAGGATACCCGCCTGGGAATCAGTCTGGACTGGAGAAAGGTGGACTACGACACCATCTACGGAAAGAGCAAGTGGCAGGTGGACAACTATCGGCGGGACAGTATTTTCCCAACATCGGAGACCGATTCGACCCTGGTGCACTACCGGGAGAACGAGAACGAGAATGCGGGCATGAGCCTCACGTTCAATACGGATAAAACAAATTACTTTATCAATGGCCTTGCCTCATACGACAACACGGATCATGTGTATGACTACATACCGAAGCGACTAAATACGACATATAACAAAAATAGTTCCTACTACGATTACTGCGAGGACAGGGATCAGGACCGATATCTGGGCAAAATTTCCGGTGGTTATCATTTTTTCTTTGATGGCGTTCAATATACGCCCGTGTTCGGGGTCGAATACGAAAAAATCGAATTTGACCAGGAAAAATCGTATCCATGGTCGCCGATCCCGCTTTCCAGCTCTCAGGAATCCGCTGTCGCCGGGGGCGCCATCGATACCGAGCGGGAACGCTATGGGGCCTTCATGACCAATGAACTGGATTTCGGCGAGCATTGGGAACTCAATTTCAGCGGCCGCATCGACAGTGTCGATTATACGGTTAAAAACAAGGTGCCTGATGAAGTCACCAAGGATCACGAGGATTTCAGCTGGGACATCACCCCGGCTTTTCATCCCTGCCCCGATTCGACCATTTACGTATCGGCATCGCGATCCTATTGGTATCCGGTGCTCCAATATTATACCTATGCCATGAAGTATGGCGACGACGAGAACCGGGCGGAGGATCTGGAGCCTGAAGAATACCTCACCTATGAACTGGGCTATAAACACTATTTTGGTCCGAAGTTCAGCCTGGCCCTTACGGCCTACTTTATGACGGTTAAGGACAAATTTCTCTCGCTTTATGACGAAAGCGACTGGAAGGGTTACAGAAACGTCGGTGAATCCGAACACCGGGGCATTGAATTGGAAATGGACGGGCGTCTTTGTTCATTTTTCGGCTATCGCATCCGAGGCGCATACCAGGATGCCGAATGGGAAGATGCAACCTTCAGGGCATACGTCTGGGGGGATACGCCGGCTGACGATACGCGCGAAAATGTGGACATCTCCGGACAGAAAGTTCCCCATGTGCCGGAATTCACCGGCACCCTCGGACTGGATTTTTATTTTCTGGATCATTTTAAATTCAGCACGGATGTGAATTATCACGGCAAGCAGTATGTCGATGTGCTCAATCGCTATGAAATCAGTGACTATATGACGGCGGATGCCAAGTTGTCCTACACGCGCGAGAATTATAAGATCTGGCTGCTGGCCAACAATCTTTTTGATCGGGAAGTGGAGAACGAGTTCAATGAAACGGGTAGAAGGAACGCGGACGGGACCCCGAACGCGCTTTATTATCCCCTGGACGGTCTGTACCTGGAAGCCGGAGTGAGCTTTGAATTCTAAACGATGCGATCTCTTTTCATGGCGAAACGCCATCTTTGCGATATGTATCGGGGCGCTTTTCCGGGGGGCGTTCGTTTCGGCGGCGGCGAACGCCCAGTTGCCAAAAGCGGAAACGATTCGTATTGAAGATTCCACCGGGGCGTCGGTGACGGTCGGGCTGCCGGTTAAAAGATTGGTTGTCCTGACCTCCGACGCTCTGGAGATCGTTCGTGCGCTGGGCGCGTCGGATCTTGTGGTCGGCGTTTATTCCGATATCGAAAAAAATCCCTTGTTCTGGCCGGTTCTAAAGGATAAACCCAAGGTCGGGAGTTGGAAGGAGATTAATTTCGAACGGGTTGTCGAGTTAAGACCCGATGCGGTGCTGTGTTACGCGCAGCGCCCCGGCCGGGAACTGGAAGACAAGCTCGGAGCCTTCGGCATTCAGGTGATTCGGCTCGATTTTTTCAAACCCGGCAGATTGGCCAGGGAAGTGGAGACGCTGGGCCGGATTACAGGCAGGGAAAAACGGGCCGGAGAAATTGCAGCATGGTACCTGCGCCACCTGGATCATCAACGGGCGCTGCTGAAAAATATCGCTGAACGTCCGGCCGTCTATATCGAAGGCGATTCCAACTATCACACGGCGGGACCCGGATCGGGCGGCAACGATATGTGCCTTCAGGCCAGCGGCGACAATATCGCCGCCGAGCTTTCCATTCCTTACCCGGAAGTAACGCCGGAATGGGTGGTGACGCGCAATCCGGACGTCATCGTCAAGATCGCCAACCGCGGCCTTGGCGATCCGTGTTACGCCATGACAAAGGCGGCGCCGCTTGAAAAAATAAGGGACAGCATCATGGCCCGACCGGCGTGGCACCATACCGGTGCCGTCAAACGGGGCCGCGTCCATGTTATCGCCAACGAAATCTGGACCGGCCCCAGGGCCATCATCGGAACGTGTTACCTGGTCAGATGGTTTTCCCCTGATTTGTCGACGGAACCGGACCCCGAAGCCCTCCACAGGGAATACCTGGAAAACTTTCAGGGCATCCGGTACCAGGGAGTTTACGTTTATCCGTAATGAGCATTTCAGGGGGGTTTGATGCAGGACATATGCGAACGTTATAAAGGGTTCGGAACCCGAAAGCTTTTTATCCTCGTTTTCCTGGCTGCGGTTTTATCGGTCGTCAGCCTGTTGGCCATATCCCTGGGCGCATCGTCCGTTGGGATTCCCGATTCATTCCGAGCTCTTTTCAATTCATCCGGAATCGCCCACGATATTGTCTGGCAACTGAGGTTGCCACGAATCGTCATGGCCATGCTGGTCGGTTGCGGACTCGGGCTTGCAGGCAGCGTCTTCCAGGCGATCCTGAAAAACCCCCTGGCCTCTCCCTATACCCTTGGGATGGCTTCCAGCGCGGGCTTCGGGGCTGTTCTGGCGATCATTTTCGGCGGCAGTTTTTATAGCCATTATCTTATCGCCGGCAATGCTTTTTTCTGCGCCCTGCTGGCTTCTCTTCTCATTCTCGGGATTGCCAGATACAAAAGCGCCACACCGGAGACGATGATCCTGGCCGGCATCGCCATTATGTTTCTCTTTTCGGCGCTCAGTTCCTTCCTCCAATATATGGGAACTGCCGATGAGGTTCATGCGATCGTTTTCTGGTTTTTCGGGAGCCTGTCCAAGGTCGGCTGGCCGGAAATCGTCATTGCCGCCGTGATGATCCTTGCTCCCGTTCCCGTCCTTCTGAGGTGGTCGTGGGATTTCAATCTGCTCGCCGCAGGAGATGAATCGGCCAAAGCACTGGGCGTGAACGTAACCAAAATCAGGATAGGCGGGATTATTTTTGCCTCCCTGATCACTGCTGCGGCCATCTGTTTTACCGGCGTCATCGGTTTTATCGGACTGGTCGCCCCGCATATCGCCAGGATGATCCTTGGCGGGGATCACCGGTTTCTCCTTCCTGGCTCCGCGCTGATCGGCAGCATTCTTGTGCTGACAGCAGACACCCTGGGAAGAACCTGCTGGGCCCCTCAGATCATCCCTTTAGGCATCGTGACATCTTTCATCGGTGTGCCTTTTTTCTTTTACCTGTTGATGAAAAAAAAGAGAGAATACTGGTAATGCTTCATGTTGAGAAACTTTGTTTTAATTATAAAAAAATGGCCATTATAAAAGATATCGACATCGACCTGCACCAGGGGCAGATGCTGAGCGTGGTGGGACCCAATGGAACGGGGAAAACCACACTTTTAAAGTGTATCGCCGGAATCTTCACCCCGGGCAAAGGTAAAATTTTTATTGATGGCACGGATATTTCTTGCATGAGCCGTATGGCCCACGCAAGGCGGGTTGGGTATGTCCCCCAGAATTTGCCGGGCAAATTCCCGATTACGGTGTTCGATGTCGTGTTGATGGGCAGACGGCCCCATATGACCTGGAAGCCATCTGAGAACGATTTGAAAAAAGTGGCCGGCGTGATCGGGGCCTTGGATCTGGAGGAAATTTCAATGAGGGATTTCGATCAGTTGAGCGGCGGGCAGAAACAAAAGGTCCTTCTGGCCCGGGCCGTTGCCCAGGAAACGGATTACCTTCTCCTAGACGAGCCGACCAGCAATCTTGACTTGAGACACCAGTTGGAGGTTTTGGAGCTGATCTTTGGGATGGTGAAAGAAAGAGGCGTGGCCGCCATGTTGGCAATGCACGACCTGAATCTTGCCTCCCGCTTTTCCGATACAATCGTGATGATGCACAACGGCAGAATTGTCTGCAGCGGCAACCCGCATCAGGTGCTGACGGTTGAAAATATAAGATCCGTGTACGGCGTAGAGGCTGTCGTACAGCAGGCCGACGGCCATCCGCATATTCTGCCCACCCGGCCGGTGTATGCCGTGGGATAGTCCGATGGGCTCCGTTCTGTTTTCGACACTCGTTTCATCGGGCAGGTTTCTTGCGTCCATGATCCCGATTTTTTTCGCTGGCGTGGTTGTCGCAGAGGTTCTGGTTGCACTGGGATGGATCGATCGGATCGCCTGGATCACCCGCCCTCTGACATCTCTGGGCCACCTGAAAAAGGAGTGCGGTACCAGTTTTCTCACCGCCTTCTTTTCCCCCGCAGCCGGCAATGCCATGCTGGTCCGCCATCACGAGGCGGGGCTTATTGACCGCCGGGAGCTTCTCATTGCCGCAATGGTCAATACGTTTCCGGGAATCGTCATGCACTGGCGGACAATGCTGCCCATGGCCCTTCCGCTGATCGGTGTGTGGGCGCTTGTTTACTACGGATTTCTCGTACTCGTGGGCTTTATAAAAACCATGGTGGCGCTCCTGGTCGGCCGGTTTGTGCTAAAGCCCATCAATGCGCATGCCCCGGAAAACGGCCCCGTAAAGATCGAAACGCAATCCATGTCGTGGGAACTCGTGAAGGGCAGCATAAATAAAAGCCGGGGCATGCTTCTGCGAATGATACGCACCACGGTCCCCGTGACCCTGATCATGTTTTTACTGATCCATGCCGGTGCGTTCGAGCGCCTGAACCGGGGGTTGGCCTTTCTGACGGCATTCGTTCCGCTTTCACCCGAGGCCCTTTCCATTGTCGCCACGCGACTGGGAAGCAATATCGGCGCCTTTACCGTGGCGGGAAGTCTTCTCTACAGCGAGCGCATCGTCGGTCAGGATGTCGTGCTCGCCCTGCTTATCGGCAATCTTTTGGCCAGCGGCATCAACTTGCGATATCTGGTTCCTTATTACTTCGGAATCTTCGGCACCGGTATGGGGATTCAGGTGCTTACGGTCTCCACCGGACTGCGCATGGCGATCATGCTCGGACTGATCGGTGTACTGTTTAAACTTTGGGGATAGAAGGGAGGCACTATATGAATTGGAAAACCGTCAGGGAAGACACCTACTACCGGGGAAGGGAGATGGAGAGCGAGGCCAGGCGGTCCTCGGACCCGGAAAAATGGAAGGCATACGCGGACCTGAAAACCCGCAAGGGCAGCTACACCCTGGCCATCCACGGATATCTGAATGCAGCAACGCAGTACGAAGCCAGGGGGGAAACTGCGGCGGCGGTAAGCATATACGAGGATGGATGGATCGCGGCAATCCGTGCTGACAACAAGGATTTTGCCGTTATTCTGACCTACAGGATAGCCCAGATTCATGAGAAGGCGGAGAGCTGGGATGCCGCCATCCATGCCTACGAACGCCTCGGCGCTTTCTGCGAGCAAAAAGACGCCCATTTTCAGGCGGCGGACGCGTACGAACACGCCGCCGAAATCATGGTTCAGGCCTGCCGGGATGTGACCCGATACAAAAAACCCATTGCGCTATGGGAACAAAACATTCACCATTGGGAGGCGCACGGCCACGACCACGACGCCGTGTGGAGCCGAAAGCATATAGACCTTTATAAAAAATTGTTCGGGGTGGAGGCATGATCGGCATTCTGTTTCACGGACCGGAGGTGTTTGACACCGGCTG
This window encodes:
- a CDS encoding TonB-dependent receptor, whose amino-acid sequence is MKGLKSIVILVGIVIFCLPPIVGAYDTTQETVKLREIVVSTPGTDRKLVDTPASITVITGEEIEEMGARNIVDVVESIPGIVKDSDSRNRLTFRGNRSSQSAGVLVLIDGVPTNTGISGYSEYDAIPIANIEKIEVIRSSGSIAFGPDAARGAINIITKKGETGAPKVKASASYGSWETWKASASVGGSVAKTDYAFSASGMDTEGYEDDQRQMGAARLASGYNFSEDTRLGISLDWRKVDYDTIYGKSKWQVDNYRRDSIFPTSETDSTLVHYRENENENAGMSLTFNTDKTNYFINGLASYDNTDHVYDYIPKRLNTTYNKNSSYYDYCEDRDQDRYLGKISGGYHFFFDGVQYTPVFGVEYEKIEFDQEKSYPWSPIPLSSSQESAVAGGAIDTERERYGAFMTNELDFGEHWELNFSGRIDSVDYTVKNKVPDEVTKDHEDFSWDITPAFHPCPDSTIYVSASRSYWYPVLQYYTYAMKYGDDENRAEDLEPEEYLTYELGYKHYFGPKFSLALTAYFMTVKDKFLSLYDESDWKGYRNVGESEHRGIELEMDGRLCSFFGYRIRGAYQDAEWEDATFRAYVWGDTPADDTRENVDISGQKVPHVPEFTGTLGLDFYFLDHFKFSTDVNYHGKQYVDVLNRYEISDYMTADAKLSYTRENYKIWLLANNLFDREVENEFNETGRRNADGTPNALYYPLDGLYLEAGVSFEF
- a CDS encoding ABC transporter substrate-binding protein, producing the protein MNSKRCDLFSWRNAIFAICIGALFRGAFVSAAANAQLPKAETIRIEDSTGASVTVGLPVKRLVVLTSDALEIVRALGASDLVVGVYSDIEKNPLFWPVLKDKPKVGSWKEINFERVVELRPDAVLCYAQRPGRELEDKLGAFGIQVIRLDFFKPGRLAREVETLGRITGREKRAGEIAAWYLRHLDHQRALLKNIAERPAVYIEGDSNYHTAGPGSGGNDMCLQASGDNIAAELSIPYPEVTPEWVVTRNPDVIVKIANRGLGDPCYAMTKAAPLEKIRDSIMARPAWHHTGAVKRGRVHVIANEIWTGPRAIIGTCYLVRWFSPDLSTEPDPEALHREYLENFQGIRYQGVYVYP
- a CDS encoding FecCD family ABC transporter permease, which gives rise to MQDICERYKGFGTRKLFILVFLAAVLSVVSLLAISLGASSVGIPDSFRALFNSSGIAHDIVWQLRLPRIVMAMLVGCGLGLAGSVFQAILKNPLASPYTLGMASSAGFGAVLAIIFGGSFYSHYLIAGNAFFCALLASLLILGIARYKSATPETMILAGIAIMFLFSALSSFLQYMGTADEVHAIVFWFFGSLSKVGWPEIVIAAVMILAPVPVLLRWSWDFNLLAAGDESAKALGVNVTKIRIGGIIFASLITAAAICFTGVIGFIGLVAPHIARMILGGDHRFLLPGSALIGSILVLTADTLGRTCWAPQIIPLGIVTSFIGVPFFFYLLMKKKREYW
- a CDS encoding ABC transporter ATP-binding protein — its product is MLHVEKLCFNYKKMAIIKDIDIDLHQGQMLSVVGPNGTGKTTLLKCIAGIFTPGKGKIFIDGTDISCMSRMAHARRVGYVPQNLPGKFPITVFDVVLMGRRPHMTWKPSENDLKKVAGVIGALDLEEISMRDFDQLSGGQKQKVLLARAVAQETDYLLLDEPTSNLDLRHQLEVLELIFGMVKERGVAAMLAMHDLNLASRFSDTIVMMHNGRIVCSGNPHQVLTVENIRSVYGVEAVVQQADGHPHILPTRPVYAVG
- a CDS encoding nucleoside recognition domain-containing protein — translated: MGSVLFSTLVSSGRFLASMIPIFFAGVVVAEVLVALGWIDRIAWITRPLTSLGHLKKECGTSFLTAFFSPAAGNAMLVRHHEAGLIDRRELLIAAMVNTFPGIVMHWRTMLPMALPLIGVWALVYYGFLVLVGFIKTMVALLVGRFVLKPINAHAPENGPVKIETQSMSWELVKGSINKSRGMLLRMIRTTVPVTLIMFLLIHAGAFERLNRGLAFLTAFVPLSPEALSIVATRLGSNIGAFTVAGSLLYSERIVGQDVVLALLIGNLLASGINLRYLVPYYFGIFGTGMGIQVLTVSTGLRMAIMLGLIGVLFKLWG